TTCCCCAATTGGGACACTCCAATGATATGTGGTATTAccggtgaaaaattttttccctatcttttcattaaatttatttttgctATATCGTCTGTCTTATCTAGTAAcaatcttttttgaaagtGCTCCAACCCTGAAGCTCAACCAAATGCCTCATAGTCGGACGCCCATGCGGGCAGTTCCATGGTTTGTCAAGCCCTGATAAATGCCTTATAACTTTAGTCATAGTACTCCTCTTAAGTGCTCGACCAATCATAATACTGGATCTACATGCTCGCATTGCAAACATACTTCTGACCTTTGTTGGCCGAAGTGAGCTGTTACCTTCATCTTCACGCACCATATTGATTAATTCGTAAAAATCCATCAGGTTAAATTGCGtgtttttggaaaaagGGAGTGCCAAAAGCTCGATTTTCCTCCCTGTGGtctcatcatctttcacTCTTATTTTGAAGCcgttcttttcaaaaagatcaacaTTATTCGACACTATCATTTCATCCACCGCATTGAGTTCTAGAACTTGCGGAACGACAAGAGGCTGGCTCTGGAATTTTGTATCTCTCTGCaatctttcaaaattgtaCTTCTCATCGGAAGCGTGCTGATCAACAATGAACATATCTACAGAGCCGGTAtttctattctttcttgTCACCAAAATGAATCCCAAGTTGAACTGCCCGATGATCTTCATCTCCATAAAGTCCGATTTCGTCACTGTAAGTGTGAGAAGCTTTTCGGCATTATTTGTATCTGTAATATCATCTAGTCTCTGCCTTTTTGAGGACGATTCTTGTTCAACAAGAcgcattcttttcaaaaatcttAATTTCATGTCAAATTTACTAGCATCAATCTCTCTTTCCTGCCCAAAAGTGGCAAAACAGACTTTCTCCACTCTTTTCTGGGTAGAGTCTATTATATCATTTCGACTCATGTTTGTACGAATCGGCGAAGATTCTAGTTTGAAATCGGATAAAGATTCTTGCCTTGAAACTTCAATAGTTGGAGATAAAATAGGAGAAGTGGACTTTAAAATAGATTGTGAGGACTGTGAATAAGTACTCTGCaccttttccttctcaaAACTGGAAGTCTCTTTGATATTATCGTCTGCGATTGTTGAAAATTCATCCACTTCTCTTTCCTGaggctttttctttaatgaAGTGTTATCCATTTTACAAGATACGGGATcatattcaattttctCATATTCATTTTGAACTTTCTCAGGTTCATCTTCAATTTTCTCAGGTTCGTCTTGAACTAGCTCATGCTCATCTTGAACCATCTCATGTTCattttgaacttcttcAGGTTCCTCTTGAACTTTCACAGGTTCATTTTCACCTTTCACATGTTCACCCTGAACTTTCACAAGTTCattttcaccttttccaggttcattttcatccttttcaCGCTCGGTTTCATCCTTTGAATCGCTTATttcatcctcctcatcaGTATTCGGTATGCTGGATGTATCATCGCTCTTTAGTGAAAAACTTTCCAACGTGAACTGCCTAACAGAGTTATTTCTCTCCGATATTCTCTCAGTTACATTATCATTGACTGGGATTCGAACATCGTTTGCACTGAAAATGCCATCAAGCTTCTCGCGAAGAGATTCAAGAATCTTGGCTTCATTGCTGACCATCACGGTTCTTTTATCGGGTGTCACATTAATATCAACAAACTTCTGATCCATAAAAAGTACCAGTACTATCATTGGGTACTGGAGATGGTTAAATTTCTTGTACATCTCGTTAACAGCCTTACTAAACCGTGGCAGATGAACCGGTCTGCCGTTTATATACCAGAACTGCCtatcagaagaagatctACCTTGACCAAAAGAAGCGTTAGAAATGAAACCAGAAAAACGTATCTCCTGCACACCCTGATGAAATTTGGACGGAACTGAAACTGTGAAATCAACTGCTTCTAGTCCACGGGCGCCTCCAGATCCAAAGAGAGACGTTATGTTTCTTTTAAGCTCTTTAGAGCCACTTGTGGAAAACACCACAGACTTTCGGCCTCTGGCGTCTATATGCCGCACTATCATACGCACACCAGTACTAACCAAAGCGTAGCATTGTAAAAATGCAATGGCTTTATGATATTCTCGCTTTATATTCTTCACCAAATCGATTCTCCGGACCGGAAGACGTTCAAacaatttggaaatttcaACCGTCGTTCCTATAGGTCTAGAAGTCATCTTTTTCGACGAAATACGCCCCATCTGATTGAATTCCACACACCAAGCCTGTGGTGTTGTCTTTGCAGTGGCTGTGGTGACGATAACGTCAGAAATTGCACATAAAGAACTCATTGCCTCACCTCTAAAACCAAAAGTACTTATAGTTTCCACATCACTAAAACTGGACAATTTTGACGTGTAGTGTTTCAGGCAAATGCTCTCAAAGTCTTGCTCTTCAATACCTGATCCATTATCTGTGACAACAATTGAGTCCTTGCCATAATTCTTGAATGTGATGTCTATCTGTGTAGCCTTGGCATCTAGTCCATTTTCAACCACTTCTTTCACTGCAGTTGTTAAATCCACAATCACCTGACCGGAGGTGATCTGATGGACATCTGTCTGATCAATTCTTGTGATGGCCATACTGTGGTATAAATTGAAGAGATACAGAGGTGCTTTCCATTGCAAATAACGAGATGAACCTGATGTGATAACGGTTATCTATTTTCAGTCcaatattatttcattcatttttttaacGCGCGCGTATTTTGAAAAACCGCGTGTACAACTTGGATTCATTACCAAGGTTTTAGATGTGGATTCGAAATTGAACATGCCGCTTAAGGATGGATCAGAATTTGGGAGGCGAGAAAGAGCCGGAGACAGTTGACTTagaaaaggatgaaaatgctAATTCGAGGGATGCCGAACCGGCGTTCATTGGCTTACGAGCAGAAAAGGTGATTTCATGGATTATTGAACTAGTAGAAGTGTTCATTGAGCAGATATGGTACTACAGGGGCGTTTATCCGAGCGAATCGTTTAAAAAAGTGCgttcttttcaattggaGGTATATACGAACATTCACCCGGGAGTGAAAGAGTATTTGAGTAATGTATCAAACAAGCTGCTggaaatgttgaaaaaaggaaagctTAGTCGCATTTTTGTGGCTATATACAACCCTGGAGATGGGAATACCGAGCCAATAGACGTTGCTGGTATCAGGGAAGAATCGTATGCGATAAGTTTTACTGATTCGATAATATTCGACTACCTTAGGCAGAATTGCCCAGTTCAATTTGACAGTTCATTTAATGAGCAACGTCTCTATGCCTCAATTCAGAGCTTTCTATATTCGGTAATTAGTGAATTGACCAGACTTCAGAAGTTTACGGACTTCATACCGGACTTCCGACTTTTTGTGTCGGCCGACAAAGAGTCATTTGGCGAATTTGTGGCAAATCCAGACTGGATATTGGAAAGCACTGATCAGGATGAGGAGACACAGCCTGGAAACGGGCTTGGCGATTCACGAGTGAGAGTATTTAAGGAAGTGAACCTGGGATATTTGAGTATTAAGGGTTATGCTGCTAGCGGACATGTGAGTGGTGAAAAGTGAGTGGTGAAAGGAGAAGTATGAGAAAGCGAAGTGTGGtttgaaagaaagacaGAAGGAGGTATAAATTGCTTTTTTGATTCCTTATATATGGATGCATGAACAAACATCAATGCAACATTGGTGAACGTGCAGAATCCTAACTTTTACCTTTACCATCTTCACCATCAGATTATCATCAAGATGTAGGAGGAAAATCTACAAAAGAATACAGTTACAGCCTTCTTGTGGTAACTGATCGTTTTCTTGGTCTTGCAATTCTTTATAATCTGCCATTTTCGTTTCAATGGGTATTATTGATGAATTCAGACATATTGGGACTGCCAGCTTGAAACCAGTCAAacaaatttccaaaatattcgTCTTATTTTGCCTTGGCTGTCCATACACAACCAATGTGGGTTTATTCGCAAATATTGGAAAGTATTTACTGAATTAGGTTAATCAAAAGTTTTGATCGTACATCATCAGACCAATCTTCACAATGATTGCGGAAATATACTCTTTCCGAGGGTTTATTTAAACCATGAACTCATACTATAGGCAGAGCAGAAcggaaaatgaaaattacTGCTATCTTGAATATAATGCATGTTACACAGGTCTGGTTAAGTCAGGGAGAACGTTGGGAAATCGTA
This sequence is a window from Brettanomyces bruxellensis chromosome 5, complete sequence. Protein-coding genes within it:
- a CDS encoding uncharacterized protein (BUSCO:EOG0926213Z), with product MAITRIDQTDVHQITSGQVIVDLTTAVKEVVENGLDAKATQIDITFKNYGKDSIVVTDNGSGIEEQDFESICLKHYTSKLSSFSDVETISTFGFRGEAMSSLCAISDVIVTTATAKTTPQAWCVEFNQMGRISSKKMTSRPIGTTVEISKLFERLPVRRIDLVKNIKREYHKAIAFLQCYALVSTGVRMIVRHIDARGRKSVVFSTSGSKELKRNITSLFGSGGARGLEAVDFTVSVPSKFHQGVQEIRFSGFISNASFGQGRSSSDRQFWYINGRPVHLPRFSKAVNEMYKKFNHLQYPMIVLVLFMDQKFVDINVTPDKRTVMVSNEAKILESLREKLDGIFSANDVRIPVNDNVTERISERNNSVRQFTLESFSLKSDDTSSIPNTDEEDEISDSKDETEREKDENEPGKGENELVKVQGEHVKGENEPVKVQEEPEEVQNEHEMVQDEHELVQDEPEKIEDEPEKVQNEYEKIEYDPVSCKMDNTSLKKKPQEREVDEFSTIADDNIKETSSFEKEKVQSTYSQSSQSILKSTSPILSPTIEVSRQESLSDFKLESSPIRTNMSRNDIIDSTQKRVEKVCFATFGQEREIDASKFDMKLRFLKRMRLVEQESSSKRQRLDDITDTNNAEKLLTLTVTKSDFMEMKIIGQFNLGFILVTRKNRNTGSVDMFIVDQHASDEKYNFERLQRDTKFQSQPLVVPQVLELNAVDEMIVSNNVDLFEKNGFKIRVKDDETTGRKIELLALPFSKNTQFNLMDFYELINMVREDEGNSSLRPTKVRSMFAMRACRSSIMIGRALKRSTMTKVIRHLSGLDKPWNCPHGRPTMRHLVELQGWSTFKKDCY